In the Streptomyces sp. WMMC940 genome, GGGACGGTGGTCGGCGTCGCCTGCCGGACGGTGGGCCGGGATAACGCGGCCTGCGCCCGGAGCTGCCGTTCGGGTGCAACATCCGGTGTGTCGTCGCGGGTCAGTCCCGCGCGCGTGGAGCAGACCGGCCAGGCGCGGGGCCCCTGGCCGTCCAGCACCTTCTCCGCGACGGCTATCTGCTGGTCGCGGGTGGCGAGGTCGGCGCGCGCGGCATAGGCCGTTCCGCCGTACTCCTCCCAGGTGGACTGGCTGAACTGGAGCCCGCCGAAGTACCCGTTGCCGGTGTTGATGTGCCAGTTTCCGGTGGACTCGCAGGACGCGACCTTCTCCCACACGTCCTCGGGCGCCGCGTCGGCCGTTCCCGCGCCGATCAGCGGCAGCGCCATGCCCGCGCCGCCCGCGGTGACGGTGAGCGAGGCCCGGTTGATACGGCTCGGCTGGTACCGGCGGTGTCGTCCGGCCATGAGTCCCCCCTCGAACGCCTCAGCAGCCGCCAAAGCTATTGGCTCGCCTCAAGACATGACAAGGGGGTGCGTGCGGGCGTCCCGGGGCAGGGCGCGCGGCCGTCCGGGGGAAAACGGTGGACTGTGCGCCCCTCGCGCGACTCGTCGTCCCATGAACGCCGCACTCCGGTGACGCGTATTCATACTGGCCACGGGGAGGCGCACTTCCGCATGACCGCACGCAGTCGACGGATTCCAGGAGCACACGTATGAGTGGTACCGCCCAGATCGGCGTCACCGGGCTCGCGGTGATGGGCCGCAATCTCGCCCGCAACTTCGCGCGCAACGGCTACACGGTCGCCCTGCACAACCGGACCACCGCCCGCACCCGCGAACTCGTCGAGTCGTTCGGCGACGAAGGGGCATTCGTCCCCACCGAGTCGGCCGAGGAGTTCGTCGCCGCGCTGGAGCGCCCCCGCCGTCTCATGATCATGGTCAAGGCCGGTGCGCCGACGGACGCGGTGATCGAGGAGTTCGCCCCGCTGCTGGAGCCCGGCGACCAGATCATCGACGGCGGCAACGCGCACTTCGAGGACACCCGCAGGCGTGAACGCGAACTGCGCGAGCGCGGAATCCATTTCGTGGGCGTGGGCGTCTCCGGCGGTGAGGAGGGCGCGCTGCACGGCCCGAGCATCATGCCGGGCGGTTCCCGGGAGTCGTACGACACGCTCGGCCCGATGCTGGAGAAGATCGCCGCGAAGGCGCCTGACGGCACTCCCTGCACCACGCACATCGGCCCCGACGGCGCGGGCCACTTCGTGAAGATGGTGCACAACGGCATCGAGTACGCCGACATGCAGCTGATCGCCGAGGCGTACCACCTGCTGCGCTCGGTCGCCGGGTACTCACCGGAGAAGATCGCCGAGACCTTCCGCGAGTGGAACACGGGCCGGCTCGACTCCTACCTGATCGAGATCACCGCCGAGGTGCTGGCTCACACGGACCCGGTGACCGGGAAGCCGTTCGTCGACGTGGTCGCGGACCGGGCCGAGCAGAAGGGCACCGGCCGCTGGACCGTGCAGATCGCCCTCGACCTGGGCGTACCGGTCTCGGGCATCGCGGAGGCCGTCTTCGCCCGCTCGCTGTCCGGGCACGTCGATCTGCGCGAGGCCTCGCAGTCGCTGCCGGGACCGATGCCGCAGCCGCTGGCCGAGGCGGACGCCGCCCGCTTCGCGGCCCAGGTCGAGCAGGCGCTCTACGCGTCGAAGATCGTGTCGTACACGCAGGGCTTCCACCAGATCCGGGCAGGCGGCGACACCTACGACTGGAACATCGATCTGGGCTCGGTGGCGGCGCTCTGGCGGGCGGGGTGCATCATCCGCGCGGCCTTCCTGGACCGGATCCGGACGGCGTTCGACACGCGGTCCGATCTGCCGAGCCTGCTCTCGGACAAGCAGTTCGCCGAGGAGATCGGCGCGGCCCAGGACGACTGGCGCGCGGTGGTGGCCACCGCGGCACGCCAGGGTGTGCCGACGCCGGGCTTCTCCGCGGCGCTCGCGTACTACGACGCCCTGCGCGCCCGCCGGCTCCCGGCGGCGCTCACCCAGGCCCAGCGGGACTTCTTCGGCGCGCACACCTACCGGCGCACCGACCGTGACGGGTCGTTCCACACCCTCTGGGGCGGCGACCGGTCGGAGGTGGGAGCCGACTGAGCCGCGGGCCGGGGCATCCGGGGCATCCGGGGCATCCGGGGCGGATGGTGGCGCACCCCGGCGCGGCGGATCACCGCACCTCGTGATCCGTCGCGTCCGTGGCGTGGCGCCGGCCCGTACGGCGTCAGCTCAGCGGGCCGGGCTGGGGGTCCGGCCCGGGCACCGGGTCCGGTCCCGGCGGTTTCGGGATCGGGTCCGGCGCGGGGCCGGGTGGTGGCTGCGGCGGGGGTACGGGACCGGGCGGAGGCCCGGGCGCCGGCCCCGGACCGGGCCCCGGCGGCGGAGTGGGAGCCGGGGGCACGGGGTCCGGTGGCGGCGTGGGTGGCACGGGGTCCGGCGGTACCGGGTCGGGAGGCGGCGCAGGGGGTGCCGGGTCGGGCGGGGGCTGTGTCATGGCGGTCTCCCCGGGGATTCGGTCGGCCGGGCGTCGGCTCGGCGGGACGCGCGTTTCGGGTTCCATGCATGCGGCTTCCCACACGCGTCCCGTCCAGTCATCGGCACGTGCTCGCCAGGGGTTGAGCGCGTCCGCATGCGCAGGCCGGCGGGCCGATCGGCGTCGGACGTGCACGCGAAGGGGTGGGGGTCCCTCGCCCGGAGCGGCACCGCCGTTGAGACCCAGAGGGGCGCAGGTCCGCGCCCGCCGAGGGCGCGCGACTGCGCCGGTCGAGGGTCCCGGCGGGTGCGCCGAACCCTGGTCCGCCCGCGTCGAGGTGCCGGCGGGCCCCGCGCCGACCGGAGGTGCTCGCCCACGTGCGCCGGTCGACCCTCAGGACGGGCAGGCCGAC is a window encoding:
- the gndA gene encoding NADP-dependent phosphogluconate dehydrogenase, which codes for MSGTAQIGVTGLAVMGRNLARNFARNGYTVALHNRTTARTRELVESFGDEGAFVPTESAEEFVAALERPRRLMIMVKAGAPTDAVIEEFAPLLEPGDQIIDGGNAHFEDTRRRERELRERGIHFVGVGVSGGEEGALHGPSIMPGGSRESYDTLGPMLEKIAAKAPDGTPCTTHIGPDGAGHFVKMVHNGIEYADMQLIAEAYHLLRSVAGYSPEKIAETFREWNTGRLDSYLIEITAEVLAHTDPVTGKPFVDVVADRAEQKGTGRWTVQIALDLGVPVSGIAEAVFARSLSGHVDLREASQSLPGPMPQPLAEADAARFAAQVEQALYASKIVSYTQGFHQIRAGGDTYDWNIDLGSVAALWRAGCIIRAAFLDRIRTAFDTRSDLPSLLSDKQFAEEIGAAQDDWRAVVATAARQGVPTPGFSAALAYYDALRARRLPAALTQAQRDFFGAHTYRRTDRDGSFHTLWGGDRSEVGAD